One stretch of Arachis duranensis cultivar V14167 chromosome 1, aradu.V14167.gnm2.J7QH, whole genome shotgun sequence DNA includes these proteins:
- the LOC107491999 gene encoding uncharacterized protein LOC107491999, whose product MNAQLDNLAEMISKMSMSSSNNTNQPSSSSNLPSQPQPNPKGGLNAITLRSRSTLEEISPRILEDIHKEEVIVEAPHEEEEVGKRHEEEGVNLKEPKRKALVDESIPIPFPSMVKKVKKTPEFDMNMLQVFKKVEVTIPLLDAIQQIPKYAKFLKDLCTHKDRIGELETLSLGSLISSLMEPILKKCGDHGPCLVSCCFGGHTFHDCMCDLGACVSIMPLSTFVRLNLAPLKRSAARFALVDKSVITVTGIAEDVLVGIKDLIFPVDFYILEMPPTENRSSSSVLLGRPFLKTSKFKLDAFSGT is encoded by the coding sequence ATGAATGCTCAATTAGACAATCTTGCCGAAATGATTTCAAAGATGTCCATGTCCTCTTCCAACAATAccaatcaaccctcaagttcTTCTAACCTTCCATCCCAACCCCAACCAAATCCAAAGGGCGGTCTCAATGCCATCACTCTACGGTCGAGATCTACATTAGAAGAGATATCTCCAAGGATCTTGGAAGACATTCATAAGGAAGAAGTGATTGTTGAAGCTCCACATGAAGAGGAGGAGGTAGGCAAGAGGCATGAAGAGGAAGGAGTAAACCTCAAGGAACCTAAGAGGAAAGCTCTCGTGGATGAGTCCATCCCAATTCCATTCCCTTCCATGGTgaagaaagtaaagaagacGCCGGAATTTGACATGAACATGCTTCAAGTGTTCAAgaaggttgaggtaaccataCCACTTCTTGATGCTATTCAACAAATTCCAAAGTATGCAAAATTCTTGAAAGACTTGTGTACACACAAGGATAGGATAGGGGAATTGGAGACATTATCCTTGGGAAGTTTAATCTCTTCCTTGATGGAACCCATACTAAAGAAATGTGGTGATCATGGGCCTTGTTTGGTATCTTGTTGTTTTGGTGGACACACTTTTCATGATTGTATGTGTGATCTAGGGGCTTGTGTAAGCATCATGCCGCTTTCTACTTTTGTGCGGTTGAATTTAGCTCCATTGAAGAGGTCGGCAGCGAGATTTGCCTTGGTCGATAAAAGTGTGATCACGGTAACCGGAATAGCCGAAGATGTACTTGTGGGAATCAAGGATTTGATCTTTCCGGTTGACTTTTATATCCTTGAAATGCCCCCAACAGAGAATAGAAGCTCATCCTCTGTTCTACTTGGTAGACCTTTCCTTAAAACCTCTAAATTTAAGTTAGATGCCTTCAGCGGTACATAA